TCCATTCCCTCCTGCTCCCTTCTTCCCAGAGTTTCGGGTTGTTTAAGTATATGGCCGCCGCCTCGGGCAAGCCAAGGATTCCTATTGTGTTGAAATGGCTCGTAGGAAATTCCTCGAGATATTCCCTTATCATGCTGTACATGTGGGGATAGTTCGTTATTAGGGAGATGTATCTACTCCTGAACCAATCCGTGGTAACCCTGACTATCTCGAGAACCTTCCCATACTCTTCCCAAAACTTCTCATCGTCACCCTTGGCCTTCAAAGCTATTCTCGGAAGGTTCACCGTCGTGACATTGACGGAACCGGTAACGTCTGGCATTGCCCATAGTCCACCAAAACGTTGCCTCTCAAGTTTTTCCAATGTTTCTTCCTCTGAACTTTTTCCATTTAAGCCAAAAGCATACATAAATTCATTTTTATCTATATTTAGCCTACAACACATCGCATAGCTTGCATCCGGGTCAACGACATTTGTATTTAGCCAGTAGAAGCTCCCCCTTTTTGCCGCGGTTGTGAATATTGCCTCAAAAACCTCTGGATCATCCCATATCATCTTGGCCGTGACCATTAAGGTTGGTATTGGAAACGTGAATGGTTGCCCCAATGCATCTCCCTCTCTAAGAACCTCCGTTAGGGCTATTATAAACTCCTTAGCCTCCCTCTCATACTCCCCCAGCGGCTCCACTTTCTTACCATCGTAGACAGCGTAGTCACCTTCTAGCATCTTCTTCGGAGCGTCAAGGGTTACGGTAAAGTTCGTGAAGGGTGTCTGAAGTCCTATCCTGGTCGGGTAATTCAAGTTGTACACTAGTCTCTGAATGTTTTGCCTTATCTTTCTTCTATCTAAGCCCTCCTTTCTTATAAATGGTCCAGCATACCACTCCACACTGCTAAAGGCCTGGGCACCCGAGAAGTAGTGCTGGAGGGTTATTAAATAGTTTGCAACGTGATCAACGAACGTGTCAAAGTGCCTTGCAGGTCTCGATACTATTGTTGGTGTTTTGAGACCCTTCTCAAGCAACCTTGCTATGCTGTGTCCAGTACAGTAGGGGATGTAAAGGCTGTAGGGGAGCTTGTGAATGTATATATCTCCGGAGAAGTGAGCCCTCCTCCCGATTTCGGGTATAATTCCAAGACTGTCCTTGAGTGCTTCCTCCATTACATAAGCGAAGAATCCGCTTGGGCCCGGATACCTGTTTGCATTCTCAAGGACATCAAGGCTACCCCACTTTGCATATTCATGGAGGTAATCCCTTGAAACATTTTCCATATTCTCCACCCCATTTTGGATATTTTATCCAGCAAGAGTTGTGAGAAACATGGGGTTATAGGCCTTTTGGATATTTTATCCAACAAAGTGAACACCAGAACCCACTTTATATGACAAAAAGCCAGAATCAACTGAAAATTATTGTTAAATTAACAATAACAGGAAAGATATAAAGGGAACCTCATAAGTAAATCAACACATGTATTGTCAATATGACAGCTATATTATAGCCTTTTCGGTATCTTTGTCAAACACGTGGACCTTGTCAACATCTATGACCACATTGACCTCACTCCCGACCTGGAGTGGGATGTGCCCTGGAAGCTTTACTTTTATCAGCTCGTCCCCAATGACGACATGGACTATCGTATCAGTACCCAAGGCTTCAACGAAGTCCACTCTTCCTCTAACTTTAGTCGTCCTTTTCATGTGGGCCATCTCTCCAACTCCTTCTATTATCATGTGCTCTGGCCTTATCCCAAAGAGAACGGTTTTGCCTATGTAATCCCTCAGGAGTTCCATAATGTCCTGTGGAAGCTCTATTTTAAACCCTCTTCCTTCCAGGTAACCCTCGGCCACTGACACTTCAAGGATATTCATTTCGGGGGCTCCGATAAAGGTCGCAACGAAGACTGAGTTTGGGTTAAGGTACACTTCGGTTGGAGGGCCAACTTGAAGTAGTCTCCCTTGATTCATTACGGCTATTCTGTCACCCATTGTCATGGCCTCCACTTGGTCGTGGGTTACGTATATCGTCGTAACCTTTAGTCTCTGCTGGAGCTTCTTTATTTCAGCCCTCATCGCTACTCTCAGCTTAGCATCCAAGTTACTTAGCGGCTCATCCATAAGGAGAACTTCGGGCTCAACAACTATTGCCCTGGCAACGGCAACCCTCTGCCTCTGCCCACCGGAAAGCTGGGCCGGATACCTATTGAGCAGGTTCTCTATCTGAAGCAGTTCAGCCGCCCATCTGACTTTTTTATCGATTTCCTCCTTTGGAACTTTCTTTATCTTAAGTGGAAAGGCTATGTTATCATAAACCGTCATGTGAGGCCACACAGCATAGCTCTGAAAGACCATGCTTATGTTTCTGTCCTTTGGTGGGAGGTACGTAACATCCCTGTCCCCAAAGTATATCTTCCCTCTCGTGGGCTCCTCAAGACCCGCTATCATCCTCAAGGTAGTTGTCTTTCCACACCCACTTGGTCCCAGGAGAACCAGAAACTCTCCATCCCTTATCGTAAGGGTCAAATCGTTCACGGCAGTAAAGTCACCAAACTTTTTAGTCAAGTTTTCAAGCCTAACTTCCACCATGATCATCACCTCAGCGTTATACCCCACATCGTTACAAGATACCTCCTAGCGAAGAATATGAACAGCATTGCTGGTAGTATCATTATGAAAGCCGCTGCAAACTTGTAATATGCTGGAGCAGCACCTCCAGCTGCCCCTGCGACTATAGAGAGTATCTGGGCTGGGAGAGTTCTGTTCTTGAGTGTAAGGATTGAGGCTACAAAAACTTCGTTCCAGCTCATGACGAAGGTGAACATAGCGGCCGCCGCCAGTCCAGGTAGTGCTAATGGCAGTGTTATGCTCTTAAAGGCCCCAAATCTAGTCAAACCAAATACCATGGCAGCCTCTTCCAACTCCTTATCGACTCCAGCAAAGATACTCGAGGTTATCAGCACAACGAAGGGGAGTGCCATTGCCGTGTGGGCAAGTGCAACACCGAAGAGGGTGTCAATAAGGTTCAACTTTATGTACAAAACCACTAGAGGGATTGCCATAACTGGAATTGGGAACATTCTAAGAGCTATTATCGAGAGTTTTATAGTATCCTTCCCCCTAAACGCATACCTAGCTATCGCATACCCCGCTGGAATACCAAGGGCAAAGCTTATCACTATTGTTAAAACGGCAACTATCACGCTGTTCTTTATTCCATCCCAAGCACCTAACGTGAAGAGGATAACCTTTACCCATTCGGTTGTGAAATGAGTTGGTATAACCTTGTGAGGGTTGTAGTAGTCGGCCTTTGTTGAGAATGCATAGAGGGCAGATACTATTATTGGTATCAATATCCAAGCAACCACTGTAAATATGAAAGCGTAGAAGGCTATTTTCTTCAGCATGAACTTTGTCCTATCGTTCATGTCCTCACCTCCAAGTATTCAGCCTTGAGGAACTTGACGTACAAGGCACCGAGGAGTAACGATAGTAAGGCTATCGTCAGGGCATAGATTGAAGCCACTCCATAGTCCTTTATTTCCGTGAGCTGGTAGAAACCCTCTCCCGCCAGAACTGGTATATCCCTTCCAGCGAGTATCCAGACGACACCGAAGACCTGCATTGCAAATAGAGTTCTAATTATCAGGGCACTCTGGATGCTCGGCTTTAGCATTGGAATGACTATCCTCCTAAGCCTAGTCCAATATCCCGCCCCAAACACTTCAGCCGCCTCAAGGTACTCCTTACTTATCATTTGAAGGCCCGCGAGTATAATCACGAAGACTATTGCCGTAGCCCTCCAAACCTCCGCAATGACTATCGCTAGAAACTCCATCATTCTGTACTCATAACCAAAGAAGTGTATTGGTTGACTGATCAGCCCTAGGTTCATGAGTAACTTGTTCATAAACCCATAATCAGAAAGCATCGTGTACCAGATCAAACCGGCAGCAACATCGCTTATTGTAAGAGGAATTATTAATGCATATATCGTGAAGTCCTTCCCCTTGAATGTCCTGTTTACGGCCAACGCTAGAACCAATGCAAGTATAAGCTGTATGGGCACTATGGCTACTGCTAAGAGAATCGTGTACTTAAGAGCCTGCCAAAACGTTGGATCGGAAGTTGCCCTCCTTATAGTATCTAAAGAAAACGCTCCATTCTTTGTGAATGCTAAGTAGAGTGCCTGAAGTAATGGATAGCCAATGAAAAATGCTAGATACGCAACGGCTGGTGCCAGAAGCAAGTAGGGGATGTGCCTCGTCTTCATAGGCAATTCCTCCTAATATTAAAACAAAAAATAGAAACCAGAGAGAAAAGATATCACGGCTCAGGTACTCCTTTCTCCTTGAATAAGTTGTGGAGCTTTGGTCCAAGTTCACTTAAGACCTTCTGTGGATCTTCTCCCTGGAGGACTATCCTCTTGAAGGCTTCTCTGTAAATTCCGCTGAACTCACCACCTTTCTCGCCAAGATTCGGAATCATTACCACAAGAGCATCCTTTGTGGATGACTGGGCAGTGACACCCTTTACTAAGATCTTGAGCGGCCCTTCTGGAACGGCATCAGCAGCCTCCTTCACTGTTGGGAAGAATCCAACTTTTTCGAGGATCTTAACTTGAGTTTCTGGCTTTGTCAAGTAGTCAATAAGCTTCCAAGCTTCATCTGGGTGTGGGGCATTCTTTGGAATTGCGAGCCCAGCTAGAACGACTATGAATCCTCTTCCCTTTGGTCCTCTTGGAACTGGAACAACTACAAACTGGTCAGGCTTAGTAGTTATTGCGTTCTTTATTCTAGCGGTGTGATCCCAAGCTATCAAGACCTCACCCTGAAGCAATGGGTCTGCCATGGCATCCCAGGTTGTTGAGGCTGGGTTTGTGTACTTCCAAAGCTCCTTGAAGTAGTTCCACATTTCAATTGCCTCTGGGCTGTCGAACTTCTTAGCCTCATATCCTGTAAAGCTCGGATATAGGTAACCGTGAATGAACCTGTGGAGAAGTCCCTTAGGTCCTGCTGGAAGTCCAAACGCCTTCTTTCCGGTCTTTTCATATATGTTCTTTACCCACTCCAAAAGGGCCTCATAAGTCCACTTTTCTGTTCCTTGAATAACATCCTGCTCTGTCAGTCCAGATGGGAGGTACTTGAAAGCCTCCTTGTTAACTACCATGACATAGGTTGCACTCATCCATGGAACGTAGAAGACCTTACCGTTCTTGTCAGTTGCATACTTCATGTAGCTCTCAATAAACGTCCTTCCTTGAAGCGTCTTTACCTTGTCGGTTAAGTCCGTGAGCCAGCCCTTTGCATTGAAGTAATCTAATCCACCGTGAAGATCTGCAACAACATCGATAGTTACCTTTCCAGAGCTCTCCTCACCCTCAAGTCTCGTGGCCAGATCGCTATAGCTTATTGGCACAAACTCTACATCAATTCCAGTCTCATCCTTGAATGGCGGAATTAGCTCATTAAGAACAAATGCCCTCTCTTCTGGTGGGTTCAGCTGGGTGGAGGCCCAGACAATCTTTGTGGGTCCTCCGCCCCCAATGCACCCGCTAACAAAAACGGCCGCGACTAAAAGAGCCGCGACTAGTACTCCCACGGCCCTCTTCATGCTTACTCACCAAAGTATATAAACTATATCCACCTTTATTTACTTTTCCCTTCTATGCCTCATTTCCCAAAAATGGGAATTGAACATCCTTATTTTAATTCAAGTAGGCACGGCTGAAAATTTTAACAAAATCCTAACATTTTTAACGAAAGTTAGGGATGCCTAAATTGGTGGTGACATGAAGGAAATAACAAGAATTTGGGAAGAGGCGATAAGCGAGAAGAATTGTGAAAAGTTGCTTGATATATTTGACGATTACCTAGACACAATAGAGGACGAAGACAAACTAAGAGAAGAACTTAAGAGGGCAGGAGAAGTCGCCGTTGAATGCGAAAACTTCGACCTTCTCCATGAGATAGCCCATACATATGAGCATCTAGGTGAAGTTGAAAAGGGGATAGAACTTTACAAAAAAGTGCTTGAAAAAAGGAAAAATGACAAAGAAAAGTACGCAGAAGCACTTTACTATCTGGCGGATGCCTATGAACACTTCGGAATGCCGGAAGAAGCATTGAAGACATACGAAGAACTGCTTAGAGTTGAAGAAGAGCTCGGAAATGAAAAGGAGAAGGCACTAACACTAGCCAATATAGCAATAGTGAAGGATGAACTCGAAAACGTCGAAGAAGCAATAAGGCTCATGGAAAAGGCCAGGGATATATTTGCAAAGCTCAAAGATGAGAAAAACTACCTGATAAGCCTAATAGACTTAGCCCACTTCAACTATGAGCTTGGAAAGTACGACGAAGCTATGGAGCTAATTCAAGAAGTCCTCAGGAATCCTATTGATAAGGAGGTTGAAGTTCACTCAAGGCTCGTCGAAAGTGAAATATACGCCGGAAAAGGGGAAAACAAGAAAGCCGCAATCAGCCTCAGAAAAGCCCTCCAGAGAGCTGAAGATGATGAAGAGCTGTTTGGGATTGCATTCGAATCGGTACTCGACTTTATAGAGGGGCTGTTTAATGAAGGGAATTACAATGCACTCAAGGAAGTCTCCCCAATATTCGCAGAGCTTTTCGAGGACGATACAAGAGAATTCTTCAAAGCGATAGAAAAACTAGCCGAATGGAGACTGGGAGATGAGAATGCTAAGGTTGAGTTTGAAGAGTTGTATAAGAGGATTGAGAATGAGGATCTGAAGGCAATGTTGGATGAGTGGAAAAGACCAAAGCTGAGCCTCGGTCTGGGGCTCAGCCTTTAAATCCTAGAGACAGTCTCAACTTCAGCGCTCTCTACGTTTTCTACCTTTCTGAACTTCTCTGCAACCTCATCGAAAGAATAACCCTCTTCGTCCTTGCCGAGGATGTGGAACTTCAGTGCCACTAAACCAAAGGCTATTGGCTCCCTCTCAACTTTAGCAAGCCCGTACTTCTCTGGAATTACTGCTTTAAGCTTCTCTTCGAGCTCATCAAGGTTCACATCTGGGCTCGTTGGCATAACCTTAATGACACCAACAAGGTTGAAATCGCTCATTCACGGTCCCTCCCATCCACACTTGGGGCATTTGTAGGGCTTTGCAAGAACCCTACAGGTTTCACATCTCCAGATTATTGCTTCCCCACAGTTGGGGCACACAAAGTGAGTGGCATGCTCCCTAGGCGTGATCTCCCTTCCACATGACGTACATACGGGTATCTCGAACTTCATCTCAACTGCCTGTGCCAATCCACTCACCTCCAGAAGCGAAGGTTTTTTCTTCAACTGTCATCGGGTTGAGGAGTTCACTTATAAACCTTTTCCCAAAGGAAGGTTGGGGAAGGGTGTGGAGGTTAAGGCACTTATAGAAATAATGAGACCCCACAACTGTATCCTCGCGGGCATAGTTGGAATACTTGGAGCATTAGTTGCATACGAGGGGATACCTCCCCTGGAAAAGCTACTCTTAATCTTTGCTGTGGTATATTTTGGCTGTTCAGCTGGAAATACTATAAATGATTACTTTGACTTCGAGATCGACAAAATCAATAGGCCAGAAAGACCAATCCCAAGGGGAGCCCTCAGTAGAAGGGCAGCTTTTTATTATGCAATTCTCCAATACGGACTTGGCCTGCTCCTTGCAGGCTTTCTAGGGGTAAAGGCCTTTGCATTTGCCCTAGGAGCATATGCATTAACCTTCGTATATGCATGGAAACTCAAGCCCCTCCCCTTCATAGGGAACATTGCAGTGGCAACACTAACGGGGGTAACCCCAATATACGGAGCCCTAGGAGTTGGAAGGATAGGACTTGCAGGATATCTAGCAGTCTGTGCCTTCTTGGTTAACGTGGCTAGGGAGATAATGAAAGATATAGAAGACGTTGAAGGAGATAGAGAAATCGGAGCGAGAACCCTACCAATAGTCCTTGGCAAGAAAAAGGCAGGCATTATAGCATCGATTTTTGGATTTAGTACTGTTATCGCATCTTTCCTCCCCGTAAAAGCTGGTATAGGGCTAGGTTATGCCCCAATGATAATAGTTGATGGAATGATAATAAAAGCGAGCATTGACGTCCTTATAAATCCAGAAAGAGCCAGCAAAGGACAGAAACTCCTGAAGGTGGCCACCTTCATAGCAGTTATAAGTTTCCTACTCGGAGCATTAACCAAGGGGGTGTGAAGTATGATAGAAGAGGTTGTAAAAGATAACATAGATAAAGATGGTCTTTGGCTTGTTTTAACATTCAGAACCCCTTATGGTCCCGGGGACACAATGGACAAGCTAGCGAGGGCTGTTGAGAGTGCCGGATGGAAAATAACATTCAAAGCAAACTGGTGGACGGCAGACATTCCTTATGGACTGGTCAGAATAGATGCAAAAAAAGAAAATAAGGAAAAAATAATCCTAGGGAAGTGGATATTAGGGAAGGAATGCAAGATAATTAAGGTGGAGAACCTAGACTTGGAAAAAGGAAAGGAAGAGTTTTTCAGGATAGTCGATAGCATAACCTCAACACTGATCCACGACCCAGTAATCAGGACTATGAGAGAGCAATACTAAGCTTCAGCCTCTTTCTAACTATCTCCAGAGCCCTCTCAGCATCTTCGGAAAATTCTGGGTATCCAAGCCTCTTCATCGTCTCCGGTAGAGGAACCCCAAGTTCTTCATGCCATCCCCTTAGTCTGTAGAACTCTTTCCTCGCCTCCAAAAAGTCCTCGTAGTCTATAAATGCCTTGTTCCCCTTGGCCGGACCCTCTGGTTCAGGCTCCCACCATCTTTGTGGGATTGAGTCATCTATTGGAGGAGTTACCCAATCTAGAGCCGCATGTATTCTTGAAATATTTTCAACGGCCCATGCAACTTTCCTCAACTTTTCAATGCTCCACTCCCTTCCACTCACTATTGAATAGAACTTTGCCAAATCCTCAAGCTTGTAGGGAACGAACTTACACACGCCAAGCATATCAAAGATGTAACTTTCATCCCTGGCCTCAATTAGGGAGGGAACAAGTTCCTTCGCCGGCCCCTGATTTGGTAGCTGGTGAGGTCTTGGCCATCCCCTCATATGAGATGCCCCAACATCGGCGGTAGCATAGCTTAAGGCATATGTTCTCCTTCCTCTAGGATCCCATGCAGGGGCTTCGAGACCCTTTACGTGAACAGCAAACTCACATCCCCTACCAAGGATCTCACAGGCTCTCTTAACGCCCTCTGCTAAGATTGCTCCTATCCCCCTCCTCTCAGCTATCATCAAAAGTAATTTTTCTTCAGCTTCCTCGTCTCCAAAACCAGAGACATCAAAACCAATTTCCTCTTTACTTATTAATCCCCTTTCGACTAGCTCAAACAGCCAACCTATAACGTTACCAGCGGCTATACTATCGAGACCTAGGTCATTTGCCAGATGATTAAAGTAGGCTACGGCAGGAAAGTTAAAAACTCCCGTCGCTGCTCCAAGCATCGCTATGCTCTCATACTCCGGCTTTACCCTGATCTTTCTCCCCTTGTATTCAACTTCAACGTATCTGGCACACTTTATCGGACAACTTTTCCCATGTATAAACCATTCTGGCTGTATTTCGTACTTCTTAACTTCATCTCCAGCCAGCTTACTAGCAAGTTCATCTGGAATGTAGGGCCTTGAGAAATTGTAAGCTGGACTCATTCCAAGAGAAGCGGAACTCCTTAACCCATCCGTAGTTCCATAGTTTCTCGTGTGTTCATACTTTGGATCCGTAGCATAGCTGTCGTAATACTCCTTCCAAAGCTTTTCATATTCTTCCTTATTGGCGACCTCAGGTTTTTCTCCAGGTTCAACGACTACAGCCTTCAAGTTCTTACTTCCCATTACAGCCCCAAGACCTCCCCTTCCACTAGCCCTTTCTGAATCATACACAATATTAGCTATCCGAACCTTATTTTCCCCAGCTCTCCCTATAGCAGCCACGCTAGAGCCTTCATGCTTTTTCCACAGCTTTAATGTAGTTTCATAAACTCCCTTACCCCATATTTCCGAAGCATCCCTAATTTCTGCTTGTCCCTCATAAATGTGAAGATACACGGGCTTCTCGGCTTTACCCTCTATTATCAAGCCGTCAAAATGTCCCTTTAGTTTAGGACCAAGGGCATCTCCCCCACTAGAATCGCTGATCAATCTAGTTTCAGGACTTTTGCTCACGGCTATTACTTTACTTGATCCCGGAATTAAACCAGTCAAAGCACCAGGAACAAAGAGAAGCTTGTTCCCAGGGCTTAAAGGTTCAGTACCAGGGGGCACTTCGGTGTACATAAGATAGTAACCGAGGCCCTTACCGCCCACGAACTTCTCAATGATGTTATCTTCCAATTTTTCTATTGAAATTTTCTCCTCAGTAAGGTTCACCCTAAGGATCTTACCATGGTAACCCTTCATTTATGACCACCTTTATTATAACGCTGAGACAACTATCTTAATAACATTTTTCAAACGCATAATCTTGCCCTTTCCCTATCCTCTTTACTAAGCCTCCACCCCATTGCTCCAGCATTTTCCTTAACGTGTTCCTTCCTTATAGCCTTCGGTATTGCAACAACGTTATCTTCCCATATGAGGTAGTTCAACGCCACCTGGGCGGCTGTTTTTCCATACTTCTTCCCTATTTCTTCAAGACACTTATTTCTAGCCAAAATACCCTTTTCCAATGGAGTGTAAGCCATTAAAGTCATCCCTTCCTTTTTCATATACTCAAGAAGTCCCGTTTCCTCTGGAGTTCTGTCCATAAGGGAATACTTAACCTGATTAACAACTATCTCATACCTCCTCATCACCTCCTGACTTCTCCTTAAAAGCTCGAGATCGAAGTTGCTAACTCCTATGTACCTTATTATCCCTTCATCGACAAGATCTTCAAGGGCATGAAGGGTCTGCTTTATCTTTTCGAAACTATCTCCCGGCCAGTGAAGGAGGTATAGATCTATGTAAGTACCCAGTCTTTTAGCACTTGCCTTTGCGGCTTTTATTGCAGAATCATAGCCAAAATGAGTTGGCCATATCTTACTCACAATAAATAGCTCATCTCTATCGAAGGGCTTTATTGCCTCCCCAACAAGCTCTTCGGAGTGACCGGCACCGTAAAATTCCGCCGTGTCAATTAAGTTTATCCCAAGTTCAATGCCGTATCTCAATGCCTCTATTGCCTCCCTATCGTGGGAATAATCGGGAAACTCCTTACCTCCTATACCCCACGTCCCCAAACCTATTGAGGTCACCCTATCATTCCCAATTCTTTTCATGTCCCTCATTCTTACCCACCAACTAAAAGTTCAGCTCCTTCATATTTACCATTTTAGTTCGAATTTTAACACTAAGAAGTTCGACATTGGAACAAACCGAAAGGTTTATAAACT
This is a stretch of genomic DNA from Pyrococcus sp. ST04. It encodes these proteins:
- a CDS encoding lipopolysaccharide assembly protein LapB, whose product is MKEITRIWEEAISEKNCEKLLDIFDDYLDTIEDEDKLREELKRAGEVAVECENFDLLHEIAHTYEHLGEVEKGIELYKKVLEKRKNDKEKYAEALYYLADAYEHFGMPEEALKTYEELLRVEEELGNEKEKALTLANIAIVKDELENVEEAIRLMEKARDIFAKLKDEKNYLISLIDLAHFNYELGKYDEAMELIQEVLRNPIDKEVEVHSRLVESEIYAGKGENKKAAISLRKALQRAEDDEELFGIAFESVLDFIEGLFNEGNYNALKEVSPIFAELFEDDTREFFKAIEKLAEWRLGDENAKVEFEELYKRIENEDLKAMLDEWKRPKLSLGLGLSL
- a CDS encoding ABC transporter substrate-binding protein gives rise to the protein MKRAVGVLVAALLVAAVFVSGCIGGGGPTKIVWASTQLNPPEERAFVLNELIPPFKDETGIDVEFVPISYSDLATRLEGEESSGKVTIDVVADLHGGLDYFNAKGWLTDLTDKVKTLQGRTFIESYMKYATDKNGKVFYVPWMSATYVMVVNKEAFKYLPSGLTEQDVIQGTEKWTYEALLEWVKNIYEKTGKKAFGLPAGPKGLLHRFIHGYLYPSFTGYEAKKFDSPEAIEMWNYFKELWKYTNPASTTWDAMADPLLQGEVLIAWDHTARIKNAITTKPDQFVVVPVPRGPKGRGFIVVLAGLAIPKNAPHPDEAWKLIDYLTKPETQVKILEKVGFFPTVKEAADAVPEGPLKILVKGVTAQSSTKDALVVMIPNLGEKGGEFSGIYREAFKRIVLQGEDPQKVLSELGPKLHNLFKEKGVPEP
- a CDS encoding aldehyde ferredoxin oxidoreductase family protein encodes the protein MKGYHGKILRVNLTEEKISIEKLEDNIIEKFVGGKGLGYYLMYTEVPPGTEPLSPGNKLLFVPGALTGLIPGSSKVIAVSKSPETRLISDSSGGDALGPKLKGHFDGLIIEGKAEKPVYLHIYEGQAEIRDASEIWGKGVYETTLKLWKKHEGSSVAAIGRAGENKVRIANIVYDSERASGRGGLGAVMGSKNLKAVVVEPGEKPEVANKEEYEKLWKEYYDSYATDPKYEHTRNYGTTDGLRSSASLGMSPAYNFSRPYIPDELASKLAGDEVKKYEIQPEWFIHGKSCPIKCARYVEVEYKGRKIRVKPEYESIAMLGAATGVFNFPAVAYFNHLANDLGLDSIAAGNVIGWLFELVERGLISKEEIGFDVSGFGDEEAEEKLLLMIAERRGIGAILAEGVKRACEILGRGCEFAVHVKGLEAPAWDPRGRRTYALSYATADVGASHMRGWPRPHQLPNQGPAKELVPSLIEARDESYIFDMLGVCKFVPYKLEDLAKFYSIVSGREWSIEKLRKVAWAVENISRIHAALDWVTPPIDDSIPQRWWEPEPEGPAKGNKAFIDYEDFLEARKEFYRLRGWHEELGVPLPETMKRLGYPEFSEDAERALEIVRKRLKLSIALS
- a CDS encoding elongation factor 1-beta, which gives rise to MSDFNLVGVIKVMPTSPDVNLDELEEKLKAVIPEKYGLAKVEREPIAFGLVALKFHILGKDEEGYSFDEVAEKFRKVENVESAEVETVSRI
- a CDS encoding carbohydrate ABC transporter permease; translated protein: MNDRTKFMLKKIAFYAFIFTVVAWILIPIIVSALYAFSTKADYYNPHKVIPTHFTTEWVKVILFTLGAWDGIKNSVIVAVLTIVISFALGIPAGYAIARYAFRGKDTIKLSIIALRMFPIPVMAIPLVVLYIKLNLIDTLFGVALAHTAMALPFVVLITSSIFAGVDKELEEAAMVFGLTRFGAFKSITLPLALPGLAAAAMFTFVMSWNEVFVASILTLKNRTLPAQILSIVAGAAGGAAPAYYKFAAAFIMILPAMLFIFFARRYLVTMWGITLR
- a CDS encoding ABC transporter ATP-binding protein, which gives rise to MVEVRLENLTKKFGDFTAVNDLTLTIRDGEFLVLLGPSGCGKTTTLRMIAGLEEPTRGKIYFGDRDVTYLPPKDRNISMVFQSYAVWPHMTVYDNIAFPLKIKKVPKEEIDKKVRWAAELLQIENLLNRYPAQLSGGQRQRVAVARAIVVEPEVLLMDEPLSNLDAKLRVAMRAEIKKLQQRLKVTTIYVTHDQVEAMTMGDRIAVMNQGRLLQVGPPTEVYLNPNSVFVATFIGAPEMNILEVSVAEGYLEGRGFKIELPQDIMELLRDYIGKTVLFGIRPEHMIIEGVGEMAHMKRTTKVRGRVDFVEALGTDTIVHVVIGDELIKVKLPGHIPLQVGSEVNVVIDVDKVHVFDKDTEKAII
- a CDS encoding geranylgeranylglycerol-phosphate geranylgeranyltransferase translates to MEVKALIEIMRPHNCILAGIVGILGALVAYEGIPPLEKLLLIFAVVYFGCSAGNTINDYFDFEIDKINRPERPIPRGALSRRAAFYYAILQYGLGLLLAGFLGVKAFAFALGAYALTFVYAWKLKPLPFIGNIAVATLTGVTPIYGALGVGRIGLAGYLAVCAFLVNVAREIMKDIEDVEGDREIGARTLPIVLGKKKAGIIASIFGFSTVIASFLPVKAGIGLGYAPMIIVDGMIIKASIDVLINPERASKGQKLLKVATFIAVISFLLGALTKGV
- a CDS encoding anaerobic ribonucleoside triphosphate reductase; this encodes MENVSRDYLHEYAKWGSLDVLENANRYPGPSGFFAYVMEEALKDSLGIIPEIGRRAHFSGDIYIHKLPYSLYIPYCTGHSIARLLEKGLKTPTIVSRPARHFDTFVDHVANYLITLQHYFSGAQAFSSVEWYAGPFIRKEGLDRRKIRQNIQRLVYNLNYPTRIGLQTPFTNFTVTLDAPKKMLEGDYAVYDGKKVEPLGEYEREAKEFIIALTEVLREGDALGQPFTFPIPTLMVTAKMIWDDPEVFEAIFTTAAKRGSFYWLNTNVVDPDASYAMCCRLNIDKNEFMYAFGLNGKSSEEETLEKLERQRFGGLWAMPDVTGSVNVTTVNLPRIALKAKGDDEKFWEEYGKVLEIVRVTTDWFRSRYISLITNYPHMYSMIREYLEEFPTSHFNTIGILGLPEAAAIYLNNPKLWEEGSRREWMEAAKIMKEMVEFATSKAREWMRRTGVPWNVEEVPGESAAARLAIKDLKQFPELREYLSDPENPIYSTSIAPYYGSLELGDRIRIEEKVQKSFTGGVMMHIFLGEEPDPEALAKLTKRLMRTELVYWSYTPAITVCNECGYSATGLYTHCPRCGSENVEIWSRIIGYYRPLKNWNPFRKKEFWTRKHYSS
- a CDS encoding carbohydrate ABC transporter permease; its protein translation is MKTRHIPYLLLAPAVAYLAFFIGYPLLQALYLAFTKNGAFSLDTIRRATSDPTFWQALKYTILLAVAIVPIQLILALVLALAVNRTFKGKDFTIYALIIPLTISDVAAGLIWYTMLSDYGFMNKLLMNLGLISQPIHFFGYEYRMMEFLAIVIAEVWRATAIVFVIILAGLQMISKEYLEAAEVFGAGYWTRLRRIVIPMLKPSIQSALIIRTLFAMQVFGVVWILAGRDIPVLAGEGFYQLTEIKDYGVASIYALTIALLSLLLGALYVKFLKAEYLEVRT
- a CDS encoding zinc finger domain-containing protein produces the protein MKFEIPVCTSCGREITPREHATHFVCPNCGEAIIWRCETCRVLAKPYKCPKCGWEGP
- a CDS encoding aldo/keto reductase, translated to MRDMKRIGNDRVTSIGLGTWGIGGKEFPDYSHDREAIEALRYGIELGINLIDTAEFYGAGHSEELVGEAIKPFDRDELFIVSKIWPTHFGYDSAIKAAKASAKRLGTYIDLYLLHWPGDSFEKIKQTLHALEDLVDEGIIRYIGVSNFDLELLRRSQEVMRRYEIVVNQVKYSLMDRTPEETGLLEYMKKEGMTLMAYTPLEKGILARNKCLEEIGKKYGKTAAQVALNYLIWEDNVVAIPKAIRKEHVKENAGAMGWRLSKEDRERARLCV